The following coding sequences lie in one Oryctolagus cuniculus chromosome 7, mOryCun1.1, whole genome shotgun sequence genomic window:
- the LOC103346266 gene encoding putative neuroblastoma breakpoint family member 5, whose translation MAGSHSSASDPKAELNDLECQQLRSQLAKSQQDCWELQEKFLIAEATNFALAMELKKYNCEKFKNIIESILTKKLHLEEPLAEKPTVPELLRHCRGILEDQDQELSQLRPKVQRGRNLAHILQQYLKDVLTVHDPETCTGQGFRRLLTEAVRLSASLEDLLGAENIEEEETPAQGPVADRELLEVDEMETPQSSQQETSITGAVDHLPSDSCLPEGTVQLSRDAEDTHDVLGVDGEHACSHKKEEPVTVLPENQYHEVEVQEQVVTYTSSRELPEEQEQEDPDDSLDECYLTPSISPVVSELDHSTWSSWCSLEQQDMLSAPDANEKEHDNDEVQEEAQALSHTR comes from the exons ATGGCAGGATCCCACAGCTCTGCATCAGATCCCAAGGCAGAACTGAATGACCTCGAATGCCAGCAATTGCGATCCCAGCTGGCAAAGAGCCAACAGGACTGCTGGGAGCTCCAGGAGAAGTTTCTCATAGCTGAGGCTACAAACTTTGCCCTGGCCATGGAGCTGAAAAAATACA ATTGTGAGAAGTTTAAAAACATCATTGAGTCCATACTGACCAAAAAGCTCCACTTGGAGGAGCCGCTGGCAGAGAAGCCCACGGTCCCAGAGCTGCTCAG GCATTGCCGTGGCATCCTTGAAGATCAGGACCAAGAACTTTCCCAGTTACGTCCAAAGGTCCAAAGGGGGAGAAATCTAGCCCACATCCTGCAGCAGTACCTGAAGGACGTGCTCACCGTGCATGACCCTGAGACCTGTACGGGGCAGGGCTTCCGACGACTGCTCACTGAGGCTGTCCGGCTGTCAGCGAGCCTTGAGGACCTGCTTGGAGCAG AAAATATTGAAGAGGAGGAAACACCAGCACAAGGACCTGTTGCTGACAG GGAGCTCTTGGAAGTGGATGAAATGGAAACCCCACAAAGTTCACAGCAGGAAACATCTATCACTGGTGCTGTTGACCACCTGCCGAGTGACTCCTGCCTGCCTGAGGGCACTGTGCAACTGTCTCGTGATGCTGAGGACACCCACGATGTGCTAGGTGTAGATGGGGAACACGCTtgttcacacaagaaagaagaaCCTGTCACCGTTCTCCCAG AAAATCAATATCATGAAGTGGAGGTACAAGAGCAAGTTGTCACATACACTTCCAG CAGGGAGCTCCCAGAGGAGCAAGAGCAGGAAGACCCAGATGACTCACTGGACGAGTGCTACCTCACTCCCTCGATTTCTCCAGTCGTTTCTGAGCTTGACCATTccacgtggagcagctggtgctccctggagcagcaggacatgCTCTCTGCTCCAGATGCAAATG AAAAGGAACATGACAATGATGAAGTGCAAGAGGAAGCACAAGCCCTGTCACACACCAGGTGA